One stretch of Bacteroidota bacterium DNA includes these proteins:
- a CDS encoding GIY-YIG nuclease family protein, whose translation MYFVYLMTNRSRTLYVGMTNNIRARVVQHKEKLIPGFTQKYNITTLIYFEEFSDVRYAIAREKEIKKWRRAKKIKLIEAMNAEWKEIIL comes from the coding sequence ATGTATTTTGTATATCTCATGACAAATAGGTCCCGCACTCTGTATGTTGGGATGACAAACAATATACGAGCCAGAGTTGTTCAGCATAAAGAAAAACTCATTCCTGGTTTTACGCAAAAATATAATATTACAACACTCATATATTTTGAAGAATTTTCAGATGTTCGTTATGCGATAGCAAGAGAGAAAGAAATCAAAAAATGGCGTCGGGCAAAGAAAATAAAATTGATTGAAGCAATGAATGCTGAATGGAAAGAGATCATTCTTTAA
- a CDS encoding DNA polymerase domain-containing protein — MTVQGSLFDAYANDHGMTVWIIDIDGKRHKTHYTFAPCFYLKLSEQEAGILRELLLHLPYQVTMVLTTKKELLSNKELPVYEVSVHNPNLFQKTVRTLSKHFKFYQFYNADIKVVQMFYYTTQLFPLAYGEYTIENGVLKSWNLLERMEAEKYFVPPLVIMTLSPSAKLLAPKYQRFLEIEIEIEGRKTVLQQESPRELINQINYYLYKYDPDVILTEYGDATLLPMLQQIASELNMPLYLHRDAGAGFMFSKAITYFSYGQVKQREATFALSGRWHLDKENSFIMNEGDLDGLYDLARMSQIGVQQQARTSIGSALSSMQISWTYKNNVLVPYKRPIKEAFKSLTTLLKSDRGGLHFMPESGYHEQVAELDFASMYPTIMRNHNISTETLDCECCPDSKKHVPEIGFRICEKRTGLVPATLEQIIKKRERYKELKRSATTEEQRKKYHNKQTALKWILVTCFGYLGFKKSRLGRIEAHESVNAFARDRLLRAKEIAEQDGFELIHAIVDCVWLKKSGATHDDYQQLAKKIEADTGIKISVEGIYKWILFPVSKMDEEIPTATRYVGLYDTDEFKVRGIEVRRRDVPKYVQRAQHAMLNVFSRANDVEGVRALVPDVLDVAEQFIQDLKQGNVSPFELIIRRSISKDPYEYENKSINAIVSQTLADAGVHLMAGESIQYIITDSTGKKDPMKAKPLALYALDDGYDAEKYSEMVLEAAETLLEPLGYSRETLKEHLGMLSVSEKRKATKKKTSPQTELALMR, encoded by the coding sequence ATGACAGTGCAAGGATCACTGTTCGATGCGTATGCCAATGACCATGGAATGACGGTCTGGATTATCGACATTGATGGAAAACGGCATAAGACGCATTACACATTCGCACCATGCTTTTATCTGAAACTGTCCGAACAGGAGGCAGGTATTCTTCGTGAATTGTTGCTCCATCTTCCCTATCAGGTAACGATGGTGTTGACGACGAAGAAAGAATTACTTTCGAACAAGGAACTTCCGGTGTACGAGGTGAGTGTTCACAATCCAAATCTGTTTCAAAAGACGGTGCGGACATTGTCAAAGCATTTTAAATTCTACCAGTTCTATAATGCCGATATCAAAGTGGTACAGATGTTCTATTATACGACGCAATTGTTTCCACTGGCATACGGGGAATATACGATTGAGAACGGCGTACTGAAATCGTGGAATCTGCTTGAACGGATGGAAGCGGAAAAATATTTTGTACCGCCGTTGGTGATTATGACACTTTCTCCTTCGGCAAAACTTCTTGCCCCAAAGTACCAGCGTTTTTTGGAGATTGAAATAGAGATTGAGGGAAGAAAAACCGTACTGCAGCAAGAATCGCCGAGAGAATTGATCAACCAGATCAATTATTATCTCTATAAATATGATCCTGATGTGATTCTCACGGAATATGGGGATGCAACGTTACTGCCGATGCTTCAGCAGATTGCATCGGAATTGAACATGCCGTTATATCTTCATCGCGATGCGGGGGCAGGATTCATGTTTTCAAAAGCAATCACTTATTTTTCCTATGGACAGGTGAAGCAGCGCGAAGCGACGTTTGCGCTTTCGGGGCGCTGGCATTTGGACAAAGAGAACTCGTTTATTATGAACGAAGGAGATCTTGACGGATTGTATGATCTTGCGCGTATGTCACAGATTGGTGTGCAGCAGCAGGCGCGCACGAGCATTGGTTCGGCGTTGTCTTCCATGCAGATCTCATGGACATATAAAAATAATGTCCTTGTTCCCTATAAACGTCCGATCAAAGAAGCGTTCAAATCGTTGACGACATTGTTGAAGTCAGACAGGGGAGGACTTCACTTTATGCCGGAAAGCGGGTATCACGAACAGGTTGCAGAGTTGGATTTTGCTTCGATGTATCCCACGATCATGCGTAACCACAATATTTCTACTGAAACGCTCGATTGCGAATGCTGTCCGGATTCGAAGAAGCATGTGCCGGAAATTGGTTTTCGTATCTGTGAAAAACGAACAGGATTGGTTCCGGCGACATTGGAACAGATCATTAAAAAACGGGAACGCTATAAAGAATTAAAACGGAGCGCAACAACCGAAGAGCAGCGGAAAAAATACCATAACAAACAGACTGCCTTGAAATGGATCTTGGTCACTTGTTTTGGATATCTCGGTTTTAAAAAATCCAGACTCGGTAGAATTGAAGCGCATGAATCGGTGAATGCCTTTGCCCGTGACCGATTGCTTCGCGCAAAGGAAATTGCGGAGCAGGATGGTTTTGAACTGATCCACGCAATTGTTGATTGTGTTTGGCTGAAGAAGTCCGGAGCGACGCACGATGATTACCAACAACTTGCAAAGAAAATTGAAGCTGATACTGGCATAAAAATATCAGTAGAAGGAATCTATAAATGGATATTGTTTCCCGTTTCAAAAATGGACGAGGAGATTCCCACGGCAACACGCTATGTTGGACTGTATGATACCGATGAATTCAAAGTTCGGGGGATAGAAGTTAGGCGTCGGGATGTTCCAAAGTATGTGCAGCGGGCGCAGCATGCCATGCTGAATGTGTTTTCCAGAGCGAACGATGTGGAGGGGGTGCGTGCATTGGTTCCGGATGTGCTGGATGTTGCAGAACAATTCATTCAGGATTTGAAACAGGGGAATGTTTCGCCATTTGAACTGATCATCCGCCGCAGCATATCCAAAGATCCTTATGAATACGAGAATAAGAGCATCAATGCAATTGTTTCGCAGACACTTGCGGATGCCGGCGTTCATTTAATGGCGGGAGAAAGTATCCAATATATCATTACAGATTCAACCGGTAAAAAAGATCCGATGAAAGCAAAACCGCTGGCGTTGTATGCGTTGGATGATGGATACGATGCAGAAAAATATTCGGAGATGGTGCTGGAAGCAGCGGAAACATTACTGGAACCTCTCGGTTACTCACGAGAAACTCTGAAAGAGCATTTGGGTATGCTCTCGGTCAGCGAAAAGAGGAAAGCAACAAAAAAGAAAACTTCGCCGCAGACGGAATTGGCGTTGATGCGATAG
- a CDS encoding alpha-amylase family glycosyl hydrolase → MQRFISISSTKIRTSAPTIFSACFEFHISKYSRIKYQISEALIESSGNVIIPNFRTVRELAYSINTIRGVLGNTEKEVRAGFLNAAGLLDEISHFLVRIYDEQENPGVVKRAYKHLEKVFGIEQLEKTLLQFVKEFPPKSVYKDQQTEKAYFDSVTSSRPHKEIALEELIMLHLSNINPAHSKIKELFDDTNLIAKTKYIAIIKELEQFFAKEKPFGPDNQPLLEALKKPILEHPDNIEAQLGFFKERWGIVLSSKFIERISGSFEFSKEEEKFIWHTFNQFQGKPNVETFVPEYKKERLLTPEERKKLLQKGTIKPEDYVYAEPEQFTPDTDWMPNVVLIAKNTYVWLDQLSKKYQREIKRLDQIPDEELDQLARWSFTSLWLIGVWERSPASKRIKQITGNLDAVSSAYSLYDYEIAHDVGGEEAFQHLNRRCWQRGIRLAGDMVPNHMGLFSKWVIEHPEYFIQSEHPPYPNYRFTGENLSHDSNIELRIEDGYWSRNDAAVVFQRIDRRNGEVRYVYHGNDGTSMPWNDTAQLNLLRADVREAVIQNIFHVARKFSVIRFDAAMTLAKKHFQRLWYPMLGTSGVPSRQDNGLSRSEFDAMFPNEFWREVVDRFNAEMPQTLLLAEAFWLMEGYFVRTLGMHRVYNSAFMHMLMKEENQKFRAMIKNTLEFNPEILKRYVNFMSNPDEQTAVEQFGKDDKYFGVATLMITLPGLPMFAHGQIEGFKEKYGMEYQRAYYNETPDEWLIRRHEHEIFPLTKKRFLFSQVHHFEFYDFLDDRGFVNEDVIAYSNRAGTERAVIFFHNKFAETRGYIKHSLPKAVNEQGHPRSITLSESLQIQYSENVFYRFRDRKSNLEYLLSGKDLSDKGMHVELRAFEYAVFTDFQEISDNTGAYAGIAKRLKGRGTGVLDSMLKEVQLRPFHRAIEHAFKLLPLESVSEEYLNIFKELERQIGGSIDREQIKKRHVEFLKNINDYFTVSKKEQTASRHTSKEKKRAITQTGVPAGNPLHFVLYHLLDECKKMALVNLPQPHSFDILQHLHLDEVMKTLIVDNGLNYADAENMVAVLRNLLRQHQILIETQSELYTIVEQMLNDFETANFLGVNQHNDIWYFNKEQFETLMRWVLTLQYLYAQKEPTTNSTTLVSLQAKMNHIHEASVGSEYQIDRLKELLIGAKEEKISANKIIEKGNSTLKVSKGKERTVDKVRRTKMKLIDSVKNITKKK, encoded by the coding sequence ATGCAGCGTTTTATTTCAATCTCATCAACGAAAATCCGTACTTCGGCACCGACAATTTTTTCCGCATGTTTTGAATTTCATATCAGTAAATATTCAAGAATTAAATATCAAATCAGTGAAGCGTTAATCGAATCTTCGGGAAATGTCATCATTCCAAATTTCCGAACTGTTCGTGAACTTGCATATTCAATCAATACAATCCGAGGAGTGCTTGGTAATACGGAGAAAGAAGTTCGGGCAGGATTTCTGAATGCAGCAGGACTTCTTGATGAGATCAGTCACTTTTTGGTTCGAATATATGATGAACAGGAAAATCCCGGCGTTGTGAAGAGAGCATACAAACATTTGGAGAAAGTGTTTGGTATAGAGCAGTTGGAAAAGACATTATTACAGTTTGTCAAAGAATTTCCTCCAAAATCTGTCTATAAAGATCAGCAAACCGAAAAAGCATATTTTGATTCCGTTACATCGAGTCGTCCGCACAAAGAGATTGCGTTGGAAGAATTGATCATGCTTCATCTTTCGAATATTAATCCGGCACATTCGAAGATCAAAGAATTGTTTGACGATACCAATCTAATTGCAAAAACAAAATATATTGCCATCATCAAGGAATTGGAACAGTTCTTTGCCAAAGAAAAACCGTTCGGTCCTGACAATCAACCGCTGTTGGAAGCATTAAAAAAACCTATTCTTGAACATCCTGATAATATTGAGGCACAATTAGGATTTTTCAAAGAGCGTTGGGGAATTGTACTCTCATCAAAATTTATTGAACGGATTTCCGGAAGTTTTGAATTTTCGAAAGAAGAGGAAAAATTTATCTGGCACACGTTTAACCAATTTCAAGGGAAGCCAAATGTTGAAACGTTTGTTCCCGAGTATAAAAAAGAACGTTTGTTGACGCCGGAAGAACGGAAAAAATTACTACAAAAAGGAACAATTAAACCGGAAGATTATGTCTATGCGGAGCCCGAACAATTTACCCCGGACACCGATTGGATGCCGAATGTTGTCTTGATTGCAAAGAATACCTATGTGTGGCTTGACCAGCTTTCAAAAAAATATCAACGTGAGATAAAACGGCTGGATCAGATTCCCGACGAAGAACTGGATCAACTGGCGCGGTGGAGCTTTACCAGTCTTTGGCTGATTGGCGTGTGGGAGCGGAGCCCAGCATCAAAACGGATCAAACAGATTACCGGAAATCTGGATGCCGTATCCTCTGCGTATTCACTCTATGATTACGAGATTGCACATGATGTTGGCGGGGAAGAGGCATTTCAACATTTGAATCGCCGATGCTGGCAGCGCGGGATTCGGCTTGCCGGGGATATGGTCCCAAATCATATGGGATTATTTTCCAAATGGGTAATCGAACATCCTGAATATTTCATTCAGTCTGAACATCCTCCATATCCGAATTACCGGTTTACTGGAGAAAATCTTTCGCATGATTCGAATATTGAATTACGAATTGAAGATGGATACTGGAGCAGAAACGACGCCGCAGTGGTGTTTCAACGTATTGACCGTCGAAACGGAGAAGTTCGCTATGTCTATCATGGGAATGACGGAACAAGCATGCCGTGGAACGACACGGCACAGTTAAATTTATTGAGAGCCGATGTACGCGAAGCAGTAATCCAAAATATTTTCCATGTGGCCCGAAAATTTTCGGTGATCCGGTTTGATGCTGCTATGACTCTTGCGAAAAAACATTTTCAGCGATTATGGTATCCCATGCTGGGCACATCGGGTGTGCCGTCCAGACAAGACAATGGACTATCCCGTTCAGAATTTGATGCAATGTTTCCCAATGAGTTTTGGCGTGAAGTTGTAGATCGATTCAATGCAGAGATGCCGCAGACGCTTCTCCTTGCCGAAGCATTTTGGTTGATGGAAGGTTATTTTGTCCGAACGCTTGGAATGCACCGGGTGTATAACAGCGCGTTCATGCACATGCTGATGAAGGAAGAGAATCAGAAGTTTCGGGCGATGATCAAAAATACTCTTGAGTTTAATCCTGAGATATTGAAACGCTATGTCAACTTTATGAGCAATCCGGACGAGCAAACTGCCGTTGAACAGTTTGGTAAGGATGACAAGTATTTTGGCGTTGCAACCTTAATGATTACACTTCCCGGACTTCCCATGTTTGCACATGGACAGATTGAAGGATTCAAAGAAAAATATGGCATGGAATATCAGCGAGCATATTATAACGAAACACCGGATGAATGGTTAATTCGCCGGCATGAGCATGAAATATTTCCGTTGACAAAAAAGCGGTTTTTATTTTCACAGGTTCACCATTTTGAATTTTATGATTTTTTGGATGACCGCGGTTTTGTAAATGAAGATGTCATTGCCTATTCCAACCGCGCAGGAACTGAACGGGCGGTCATATTTTTCCATAATAAATTTGCCGAGACACGGGGATACATTAAACACTCACTTCCCAAAGCAGTCAATGAACAGGGGCATCCCCGATCGATAACATTATCGGAATCATTGCAGATTCAATACTCCGAAAATGTCTTTTATCGATTCAGGGATAGGAAATCCAATTTAGAATATCTTCTTTCCGGGAAAGATCTTTCTGACAAAGGAATGCATGTTGAACTTCGGGCATTTGAATATGCCGTCTTCACAGATTTTCAAGAAATTTCCGACAACACCGGAGCATATGCCGGTATCGCAAAACGATTGAAAGGAAGGGGGACGGGAGTTCTTGATTCGATGTTGAAAGAAGTTCAACTGCGGCCATTCCATCGAGCAATTGAACATGCGTTTAAACTTCTTCCCTTAGAATCTGTATCTGAAGAGTATTTAAATATATTTAAAGAGTTGGAAAGACAAATTGGTGGATCGATCGATAGAGAACAAATAAAAAAGAGACATGTCGAATTTTTGAAAAACATTAACGATTATTTTACTGTCAGCAAAAAGGAACAAACAGCATCCCGTCATACGTCAAAAGAAAAGAAGAGAGCTATCACACAGACAGGCGTACCGGCAGGTAATCCGTTGCATTTTGTTTTGTATCATCTGCTGGATGAGTGCAAAAAGATGGCGCTGGTCAATTTACCACAACCCCATTCGTTTGATATTTTACAGCATCTTCATCTGGACGAGGTGATGAAGACATTAATCGTCGATAACGGGTTAAATTACGCCGATGCAGAAAACATGGTGGCTGTACTAAGAAATCTTCTTCGGCAGCATCAGATTCTTATTGAAACACAAAGTGAGCTTTACACTATTGTTGAACAAATGCTGAATGATTTTGAGACCGCGAATTTTCTGGGTGTGAACCAACACAATGATATTTGGTACTTCAATAAAGAGCAGTTCGAAACACTGATGCGATGGGTGTTGACGCTTCAATACTTGTATGCACAAAAAGAGCCGACCACAAACAGTACTACGCTGGTTAGTTTGCAGGCAAAGATGAACCACATCCACGAGGCCTCCGTTGGCTCGGAGTATCAGATAGACCGGTTAAAAGAACTGTTGATTGGTGCGAAAGAAGAAAAAATATCGGCAAATAAAATTATTGAGAAGGGAAACAGCACTCTGAAAGTTTCAAAAGGGAAGGAACGGACAGTTGACAAAGTGAGACGGACAAAAATGAAACTTATCGACAGTGTGAAAAATATCACAAAGAAAAAGTGA
- a CDS encoding GIY-YIG nuclease family protein, whose product MYLVYILQSLKSGKYYVGHTDDLPYRFTQHNNGYSKSTKSGIPWKIVHTEPFSTRSDAMKREHEIKSKKSRTYIEKLMRDDK is encoded by the coding sequence ATGTATTTAGTCTACATACTTCAAAGCTTGAAATCCGGCAAATATTATGTTGGACACACCGATGATCTACCCTACAGATTCACTCAACATAATAATGGATATTCGAAATCGACAAAATCTGGAATCCCTTGGAAGATTGTTCATACAGAACCATTTTCGACAAGATCTGATGCAATGAAAAGAGAACATGAGATTAAGTCAAAGAAAAGCCGTACATACATCGAAAAGTTAATGAGAGATGACAAATAG
- a CDS encoding transposase: MKELKPYYHRRLPHYQPKDSILFVTFRLANSLPKNVVVQLLQEREQREINITCEKNREKKQILLQEEGRRYFGHFDSYLDRVMTEIHWLANPVVAEVVKNSILFYDQKVYEVVVFCIMSNHVHLVLNMEKTNVPLHSILQRVKSYSARKANSLLEMKGIFWQRENYDHVVRNSEELKRIVRYVMENPLKAGLCKTWSD, translated from the coding sequence ATGAAAGAATTAAAACCATATTATCATAGACGTTTACCGCACTATCAGCCCAAAGACTCGATACTTTTTGTAACATTTCGACTTGCAAATTCATTACCAAAGAATGTTGTGGTGCAATTGTTGCAAGAACGGGAACAAAGAGAGATTAATATTACGTGCGAGAAAAACAGGGAGAAGAAACAAATATTACTTCAAGAAGAGGGAAGGCGTTACTTTGGTCATTTTGATAGTTATTTGGATAGAGTGATGACTGAAATTCATTGGTTAGCAAATCCTGTTGTTGCTGAGGTAGTGAAGAATTCGATACTGTTTTACGATCAAAAAGTATATGAAGTGGTTGTTTTTTGCATTATGTCGAATCATGTACATCTTGTTCTGAATATGGAAAAGACAAATGTTCCTCTGCATAGTATTTTGCAAAGAGTAAAATCGTATTCTGCTCGGAAAGCAAATTCTCTACTAGAAATGAAAGGAATATTTTGGCAGAGGGAAAATTATGATCATGTGGTTCGTAATAGTGAAGAGTTGAAAAGAATTGTTCGATATGTTATGGAAAACCCTTTAAAAGCAGGGCTTTGCAAAACATGGAGTGATTGA
- a CDS encoding phosphodiester glycosidase family protein — translation MKTILSFIIAVTSLTYSLSDTTSSVTVAPGVIHTQYTLPGPFTLDVLEVDITNPNITLETYKPAGGLTRTTIQSAANDKAGHRVIGAVNGGFFSFETGWPIHNQLANGKPVLGIPTNKSSVVFTENKKIYIDRFSFGGKIFSRGGGSLAINESNTNRASGKTTLYSSYRGGTTGTDASGAEATLHIVNLSPATNDTLLAVVTQKGDGNSTIPIDGYVISGGSGSPTTFITSELKVNDTIKLYLAYNPISGATVKRLTQLISGNGHLIRNGVPYPTLGDFDQSGASFNDARHPRTFIGQNADSTKVYLCTVDGRQSSSLGMSFGEMAKFLVSLGITNAFNLDGGGSTTMVVRGEVVNSPSDPGGERSVANTLQVISTAPIGALNFLNIIESKANVFQGNTFQFHAEGKDQYYNPLALPVGTVWSVDTTIGTIDSSGLFTAKNTNDSGWVRIYYNAITDSARVYVRVIKELRVYPTSLVMTPGEQVTLAVYGVDSGNNSLPLQGTQVISQITGQGINFSPSDNVVTATGFNKGTLQLSLDTVKKQLNYDFTGSDTTITVEKFNDLFLIRNDVSGTDPDNISFALNTDTIFSGPNSFRISYNFPTTDAVTALISTSFPLASRPDSLYIKVFGNGGGHSLKLIFIDKNGEQFYITSPTVVSWNGAWQNVGFKTVNAKPMTTGILDFPITLSQIQIVIGENNAAGGKAIGAIFLDDIFVHYPNRTVAPQVLFDFNTNVAGWLQPSQGNVAQLVGIVIASSSILFSNEHPYEGAGCGKFTYIDDAASSSDWNVRITRGTTSELGNMLRGSYIGAWVWADGKMDISLRTVIRDGNGQICSGPAFSVNHIGWKLIGTRLDENLFTPYLTAGKITDTGNKFNGFRLQAAHADISGKTKIFFVDKMVTSALTVPSGFIDFGAVWDSLGNQVKVSWGVNSEISINRYGIERGIDGMNFTEVGSVTAKGNTDTTARYSYYDNIGSLGSAKYRIRQITNDGGQETTPVINFSLTNVSGSHFSPMSFELQQNYPNPFNPVTTIQFQLPHFARTTMTVYDILGREVSTILNQEMNAGSHKLNWDSSHISSGVYFYRLMSGNFVETKKMIVAK, via the coding sequence ATGAAGACAATCTTATCGTTCATCATTGCGGTAACTTCTCTAACCTACTCACTTTCTGATACAACTTCCTCTGTAACAGTAGCTCCCGGTGTTATCCATACTCAATACACACTCCCTGGCCCATTTACGCTTGATGTGCTTGAAGTTGATATCACCAATCCCAATATCACACTCGAAACATATAAACCTGCTGGCGGATTGACAAGAACGACGATTCAATCTGCTGCAAATGATAAGGCAGGTCATCGCGTTATCGGAGCTGTCAATGGCGGTTTTTTTAGTTTTGAAACTGGATGGCCGATTCATAATCAACTGGCGAATGGAAAACCGGTTCTCGGAATTCCGACGAATAAATCGAGTGTAGTGTTCACGGAAAACAAAAAAATATATATTGACAGATTTAGCTTCGGCGGGAAAATCTTTTCAAGAGGGGGCGGAAGTTTAGCGATCAACGAAAGCAATACAAACCGCGCCTCAGGAAAAACAACACTCTATTCTTCTTATCGTGGAGGAACAACCGGAACAGATGCCAGCGGAGCAGAAGCCACTCTGCATATTGTAAACCTATCTCCGGCAACGAATGATACACTCTTGGCAGTGGTCACACAAAAAGGGGACGGTAATAGTACCATTCCCATCGATGGATATGTCATTTCCGGTGGAAGCGGAAGTCCGACAACTTTCATTACGAGTGAACTTAAGGTGAATGATACCATCAAACTGTATCTCGCATACAATCCGATATCCGGCGCAACGGTAAAACGACTGACACAATTAATCTCCGGCAACGGACATTTGATTAGGAATGGCGTTCCGTATCCTACACTCGGAGATTTCGATCAATCCGGCGCAAGTTTTAACGATGCGCGGCATCCCCGTACGTTTATAGGTCAAAATGCTGATAGTACAAAAGTCTATCTTTGTACAGTTGACGGTCGACAATCTTCGAGTCTGGGAATGAGTTTTGGAGAGATGGCGAAGTTTCTTGTTTCGCTCGGAATAACAAATGCATTCAATCTAGACGGCGGAGGTTCTACAACTATGGTCGTGCGCGGAGAGGTGGTCAATTCCCCCTCTGATCCCGGTGGTGAACGTTCTGTGGCAAATACACTGCAAGTAATTAGTACTGCTCCGATTGGAGCTTTGAATTTTCTGAATATTATCGAATCAAAAGCGAATGTTTTTCAGGGAAATACTTTTCAGTTCCATGCAGAAGGAAAAGACCAATATTATAATCCTCTTGCACTTCCCGTCGGGACTGTTTGGAGTGTTGATACAACTATCGGGACGATCGATTCATCCGGACTCTTCACCGCAAAAAATACGAACGACAGCGGATGGGTGCGAATCTACTACAATGCTATTACTGATTCTGCACGAGTCTATGTTCGTGTTATTAAGGAATTGCGAGTCTATCCCACATCGCTTGTGATGACACCAGGTGAACAAGTAACACTGGCAGTGTACGGCGTCGATTCGGGAAATAATTCTCTCCCTCTGCAAGGAACGCAAGTCATCTCTCAAATCACTGGACAAGGAATTAATTTCTCGCCTTCAGATAATGTTGTTACTGCCACAGGATTTAACAAAGGGACACTTCAGCTTTCACTCGACACAGTCAAGAAACAATTGAATTACGATTTCACCGGATCGGACACAACTATTACGGTTGAAAAATTTAACGATCTGTTTTTGATCAGAAACGATGTTTCCGGCACCGATCCTGACAATATCTCTTTTGCGTTGAATACGGATACGATATTTTCAGGCCCAAATTCTTTCCGTATTTCGTACAACTTTCCGACGACAGATGCAGTGACAGCATTAATATCGACCTCCTTCCCGCTGGCTAGCAGGCCGGACAGTCTGTATATAAAAGTGTTCGGAAACGGCGGCGGCCATTCGTTGAAATTAATCTTTATCGATAAAAACGGCGAACAATTTTATATCACTTCTCCAACAGTAGTAAGTTGGAACGGAGCATGGCAAAATGTTGGCTTCAAAACAGTCAATGCAAAACCGATGACAACCGGAATTCTCGATTTTCCAATTACTCTCTCACAAATTCAAATAGTGATCGGAGAAAATAATGCTGCCGGAGGAAAAGCGATCGGAGCAATTTTTCTAGATGATATCTTCGTTCACTATCCAAATAGAACAGTGGCACCGCAGGTGTTGTTTGACTTCAATACCAATGTCGCTGGATGGCTGCAACCGTCACAAGGGAACGTTGCACAGTTAGTTGGAATTGTCATTGCGTCCTCTTCCATTCTCTTTTCCAATGAACATCCGTATGAGGGTGCCGGATGCGGAAAATTTACGTATATCGACGATGCCGCTTCTTCGTCAGATTGGAATGTGCGGATTACCCGCGGTACAACTTCGGAGCTCGGCAATATGCTGCGCGGCAGTTACATAGGAGCATGGGTGTGGGCGGATGGCAAAATGGATATTTCGTTAAGAACTGTTATTCGAGACGGAAACGGACAGATCTGTTCCGGACCGGCATTCTCTGTCAATCATATTGGTTGGAAATTGATCGGAACACGATTAGATGAGAATCTTTTCACGCCATATCTTACAGCTGGAAAAATTACTGACACCGGAAATAAATTCAACGGCTTCAGGCTGCAGGCGGCTCATGCAGACATCAGCGGCAAGACGAAAATCTTTTTCGTCGACAAGATGGTCACAAGTGCACTGACTGTTCCATCCGGATTTATTGATTTTGGCGCTGTGTGGGATTCATTGGGAAATCAAGTGAAGGTCTCTTGGGGTGTTAATTCCGAAATCAGCATTAATCGTTATGGTATTGAACGCGGCATCGACGGTATGAACTTTACTGAAGTTGGTTCTGTCACTGCGAAAGGAAATACCGATACAACAGCACGATATTCATATTATGACAATATCGGTTCTCTTGGTTCAGCAAAATATCGTATTCGGCAGATCACAAACGACGGCGGACAAGAAACAACACCAGTCATCAATTTTTCTTTGACGAATGTGAGCGGCAGTCATTTTTCTCCAATGTCATTTGAATTGCAGCAGAATTATCCTAACCCATTCAATCCTGTTACTACTATTCAATTTCAACTTCCTCACTTCGCTCGAACAACTATGACGGTGTATGACATTCTTGGAAGAGAGGTTTCCACAATTCTCAATCAGGAAATGAACGCCGGAAGCCACAAGCTCAATTGGGATTCATCACATATTTCCAGCGGCGTTTATTTTTACCGCTTGATGTCCGGGAATTTTGTTGAAACAAAAAAGATGATTGTCGCCAAATAA